A window of the Henckelia pumila isolate YLH828 chromosome 3, ASM3356847v2, whole genome shotgun sequence genome harbors these coding sequences:
- the LOC140890415 gene encoding probable mediator of RNA polymerase II transcription subunit 26c isoform X1, with protein MDSEEFRAILSRSRVGIWSLIETAIRVANSDYAEELRRRRDRIVEALYTPPSQLCRSCNSRVHDDVVEEHQYYPDNNTDTNTSKKSNDYNSNRNSNEDCSKSPLTPESNNPNFSRGDEEDLDPYGGLFDDEQTKILSIKEQLEDPLQSEDAVVDLLQILADMDITFQALKETDIGRHVNRLRKHPSSEVRRLVKMVVRFLICSLSDIHFFIFLVVYFITLVFVLLVIGDVFLWGVRLVHRKWKETVDEWVKVNQPQAPANLLADGDSPQHNLLKNQQNGHHQVPDFGYSPNPLNGSSSVERNYAEYEPKPKPPQTVPRKEARPPHSIPKSSSAPPNRAQRESVIDDERLNSARRRLQENYQEAENAKKQRTIQMMDIHEIPKPKNAFFAKNKGGFQGRQHR; from the exons ATGGATTCCGAAGAGTTTCGGGCGATTTTATCCAGATCCAGGGTCGGGATATGGTCTCTTATTGAGACGGCCATCCGAGTAGCTAATTCCGATTACGCCGAGGAATTGCGCCGTCGCCGCGATAGAATCGTCGAGGCTCTGTATACCCCGCCATCTCAGCTTTGTCGAAGCTGCAACAGCAGGGTCCACGACGACGTTGTTGAGGAGCATCAGTATTATCCTGATAATAATACTGATACCAACACTAGTAAGAAATCTAATGATTATAATAGTAATAGGAATTCAAACGAGGATTGTAGTAAGAGTCCGCTGACTCCGGAGTCAAACAACCCGAATTTCAGTCGAGGAGACGAGGAAGATTTGGATCCCTATGGAGGCTTGTTTGACGATGAACAAACCAAAATTCTCAGCATCAAAGAGCAGCTTGAAGACCCACTCCAG AGTGAAGATGCTGTGGTGGATTTGCTTCAAATCCTGGCTGATATGGATATCACGTTCCAAGCTCTCAAG GAAACTGATATCGGGAGGCATGTGAATCGATTGAGGAAGCATCCATCAAGCGAAGTTCGCAGATTGGTGAAGATGGTTGTCAGGTTTCTGATTTGTTCTTTATCCgatatacatttttttatttttcttgttgTTTACTTTATCACCCTGGTGTTCGTGCTTTTAGTCATTGGTGATGTTTTTTTGTGGGGGGTTCGTTTGGTGCACAGAAAATGGAAGGAAACTGTGGATGAATGGGTCAAGGTGAACCAACCACAAGCGCCTGCAAACCTCTTAG CTGATGGGGATTCACCTCAGCACAACTTACTCAAAAATCAGCAAAATGGCCATCACCAG GTTCCAGATTTTGGCTACTCTCCAAATCCACTAA ATGGGAGTTCTAGTGTGGAAAGAAATTATGCAGAATATGAACCAAAGCCTAAGCCGCCTCAAACTGTACCTCGGAAAGAAGCAAGACCACCACACTCAATTCCTAAATCTTCCTCTGCTCCTCCTAAT AGAGCGCAAAGGGAGTCTGTGATAGATGACGAAAGGCTTAATTCAGCGAGGAGGCGGCTTCAAGAGAATTACCAAGAAGCTGAGAATG CCAAAAAGCAGAGGACAATTCAGATGATGGATATTCATGAGATCCCGAAACCAAAGAATGCCTTCTTTGCAAAGAACAAAGGTGGCTTTCAGGGAAGGCAACATCGCTGA
- the LOC140890415 gene encoding probable mediator of RNA polymerase II transcription subunit 26c isoform X2, with product MDSEEFRAILSRSRVGIWSLIETAIRVANSDYAEELRRRRDRIVEALYTPPSQLCRSCNSRVHDDVVEEHQYYPDNNTDTNTSKKSNDYNSNRNSNEDCSKSPLTPESNNPNFSRGDEEDLDPYGGLFDDEQTKILSIKEQLEDPLQSEDAVVDLLQILADMDITFQALKETDIGRHVNRLRKHPSSEVRRLVKMVVRKWKETVDEWVKVNQPQAPANLLADGDSPQHNLLKNQQNGHHQVPDFGYSPNPLNGSSSVERNYAEYEPKPKPPQTVPRKEARPPHSIPKSSSAPPNRAQRESVIDDERLNSARRRLQENYQEAENAKKQRTIQMMDIHEIPKPKNAFFAKNKGGFQGRQHR from the exons ATGGATTCCGAAGAGTTTCGGGCGATTTTATCCAGATCCAGGGTCGGGATATGGTCTCTTATTGAGACGGCCATCCGAGTAGCTAATTCCGATTACGCCGAGGAATTGCGCCGTCGCCGCGATAGAATCGTCGAGGCTCTGTATACCCCGCCATCTCAGCTTTGTCGAAGCTGCAACAGCAGGGTCCACGACGACGTTGTTGAGGAGCATCAGTATTATCCTGATAATAATACTGATACCAACACTAGTAAGAAATCTAATGATTATAATAGTAATAGGAATTCAAACGAGGATTGTAGTAAGAGTCCGCTGACTCCGGAGTCAAACAACCCGAATTTCAGTCGAGGAGACGAGGAAGATTTGGATCCCTATGGAGGCTTGTTTGACGATGAACAAACCAAAATTCTCAGCATCAAAGAGCAGCTTGAAGACCCACTCCAG AGTGAAGATGCTGTGGTGGATTTGCTTCAAATCCTGGCTGATATGGATATCACGTTCCAAGCTCTCAAG GAAACTGATATCGGGAGGCATGTGAATCGATTGAGGAAGCATCCATCAAGCGAAGTTCGCAGATTGGTGAAGATGGTTGTCAG AAAATGGAAGGAAACTGTGGATGAATGGGTCAAGGTGAACCAACCACAAGCGCCTGCAAACCTCTTAG CTGATGGGGATTCACCTCAGCACAACTTACTCAAAAATCAGCAAAATGGCCATCACCAG GTTCCAGATTTTGGCTACTCTCCAAATCCACTAA ATGGGAGTTCTAGTGTGGAAAGAAATTATGCAGAATATGAACCAAAGCCTAAGCCGCCTCAAACTGTACCTCGGAAAGAAGCAAGACCACCACACTCAATTCCTAAATCTTCCTCTGCTCCTCCTAAT AGAGCGCAAAGGGAGTCTGTGATAGATGACGAAAGGCTTAATTCAGCGAGGAGGCGGCTTCAAGAGAATTACCAAGAAGCTGAGAATG CCAAAAAGCAGAGGACAATTCAGATGATGGATATTCATGAGATCCCGAAACCAAAGAATGCCTTCTTTGCAAAGAACAAAGGTGGCTTTCAGGGAAGGCAACATCGCTGA